TTGGAGACACTACCCGGCTTGATCTTACCCGGCCAGCGCACCATGGCAGGCACTCGGTATGCCCCTTCCCAGTTGGTATTTTTCTCACCACGGAATGGTGTTAAACCGGCATCAGGCCACGAGTTCATGTGTGGGCCGTTATCGGTCGAATAGAAAACAATTGTATTGTCCTTGATACCGAGATCATCGACTTTCTTCAGCAGCACACCGACATGGTTGTCATGCTCAACCATACCGTCGGCATAGAAGCTAATACCCGTCTTACCCGAATTCTCTTCTTTTACATGGGTCCGGAAATGCATACGGGTCGCATTCCACCATACAAAAAAAGGCTTCTCGGCTTTAACTGCACGATCCATAAAGTCCAATGCCGCTTCAAGGGTTTCATCATCGACAGTTTCCATCCGTTTACGGGTCAACGGGCCGGTATCTTCGATTTTGCCATCAGCGTAGGAACGAATCACACCACGTGGCCCGAATTTCTTGCGAAACTCAGGGTTTTTAGGGTAATCGACATTTTCGGGTTCTTCTTCTGCGTTGAGGTGATAGAGATTGCCGAAGAACTCATCGAAACCGTGGTTGGTCGGCAGGTGTTCATCTTTATCGCCAAGGTGGTTCTTGCCAAACTGCCCTGTCATATAACCCAGGGGTTTCAATAGCTCAGCGATAGTGGCATCTTCCGCCTGCAAGCCGAGATCTGCACCAGGCAGGCCCACTTTACTTAGACCAGTTCGCAATACCGTTTGCCCGGTGATAAAGGTTGAACGACCGGCGGTACAAGACTGTTCACCGTAGTAATCGGTAAACATCATCCCTTCTTTGGCAATGCTATCGATGTTCGGCGTGTTATAACCAACCAACCCAAAGGTGTAGGCACTAAGATTGGTCTGCCCGATGTCATCCCCCCAAATAACCAAAATATTGGGTTTCTCTGCTGCGATACTACTGCTTGCGGCACTGACCAACAGGGTCGCAAGTATCATTATTCGGCTTTTGAAGCCTTTTCTCGCTGTCATATAAACCTCAGTCACTAAGTTAAAATGGTGCCGTGCAACAAAAATTAATAGCTCACAATGAGTCGTTCCGCGACTTACATCGGTAAAATTAATGGCGTTTATTTACCGGGAAATACACCGCGCTAAAAAAGCAACGCAGAAATATGACGTGACAAACATCACAAACGGGATTTTGCTCACCTTGCCTCTTACATCAAATAAAACCATATAAAACAGAGCATTACACCAACCACTTAACTAAAGGTTATAACTGCTATAAAGCGACAGAGACCCTTAGTTGCCAGTAACTTAGCCCCAACAACAAATCAACTCTCTAAATTTGCATGGAGTTACTATGGCAAACCAAGTAAGTAAACTGGCCGTCGGTTTCGGGGTGCTTGCAACCTCCGGTGCTGCCGTTGCGGCAGACCAACCAAATATCCTGGCGATTTTCGGTGATGATGTCGGTTACTGGAACATCAGTGCCTACAACCAGGGTATGATGGGTTACGAAACCCCTAATATCGACCGTATCGCTAATGAAGGTGCACTGTTTACCGATCACTACGGACAGCAATCTTGTACTGCAGGTCGTGCGTCATTTATTACCGGGCAGGAACCATTTAGAACCGGACTATTGACTGTTGGTATGCCAGGCTCCACTCACGGTATTCCTGATTGGGCACCAACACTTGCTGACTTACTCAAGGAGCAAGGCTACATGACCGCGCAGTTTGGTAAGAACCACCTTGGCGATCAAGACCAACACTTACCGACTGCCCACGGTTTCGATGAGTTCTTCGGCAACCTCTACCACCTCAATGCAGAAGAAGAGCCTGAAACCTACTACTACCCGAAAGATCCTGAATTCCGCAAGAACTATGGTCCACGCGGTGTGATCAAGTCTTACGCTGACGGCAAGATTGAAGACACCGGCCCGATGACTCGCAAGCGTATGGAACATGCGGATGAGGAATTCCTGGAAGCATCACTTGCCTTTATGGAAAAAGCGGTAAAAGCCGACAAGCCTTTCTTCATTTGGCACAACACTACCCGTATGCACGTTTGGACACGCCTACAAGAGAAATATCAAGGCAAATCGGGGATCAGTATTTACGCCGATGGCATGCTAGAGCATGATGATCATGTTGGTATCTTGCTTGACAAGCTAGACGAGCTAAAAATTGCCGATAACACCATCGTTATTTACTCAACGGATAATGGTGCTGAAACCGCAACATGGCCTGATGGCGGTGCAACGCCATTCCATGGTGAAAAAGGCACAACCTGGGAAGGCGGTATGCGCGTCCCTCAGCTTGTACGCTGGCCGGGTGTTATTGAACCAGGCTCACGCTTCAATGACATGATGGCTCACCAAGACTGGCTACCGACACTAATGGCTGCCGCAGGCGTACCTAATGTGAAAGAAAAACTGGCTGACGGCTATAAAGCTAACGGTAAGGAATGGCGAGTTCACATTGATGGCTATAACTTCAAACCTTACTTTGAGGGCAAAGAAGAAAAAGGCCCACGTGAATCTTTACTTTACTTCTCAGCCAACGGCGAACTGAATGCAGTACGTTGGAATGATTGGAAGCTGAACTTCGCGGTGATGGAAGGCAACATTTCTGATGCCGTCCGCTTCGAGCAAAATTGGCCGCAAATCATCCACCTTCGCGCTGACCCATTCGAGAAAGCACCTCATGAGTCTGGTATGTACCTACGCTGGATGGCGGACAACATGTGGCTATTCATTCCTATCCAGGATGTCATCGGTGATTTCTTCAAAACACTGCCGGAATATCCAATGCAGCAAGGCCTTATCATGAACCCTGCCTCAATCAACTACCAGTCACTGGGGCTGCAAGGCAAGATGCAACAGCTGGATGCTCTACAGCAGAAAGTTGAAACCATGAAGTAATTGTCCTTCCTGTTTGATAATCACTAAAACGCCCGCTCTATGAATGCGGGCGTTTTGTTTTACTTTCAGGAACAGCATGATATTTATCAATAAATCTAGCCTTTACATTACGCAGGTGATTGGCGCTTTTCCTCTGCACAAGGTTTCGAGTCCGTTCTTTGTCCAAGCTCAAAGCCTGAACTCCCTATAACAGCAGTTACACCGATAAACCTGCTTATAAAAAAACCTTTGCCACCATCTTCTCTTAACTCTTACCACAACTTTATGCTTACAGTATTCTGCCATTACTTTTCAACTACTACCGACCAACACTGACCGTCATGACAATGTCATGAAGCCGGCGAGAGTATAAGCAGTTGCCAGTTACCAATAAACCAGCCCAAATGGAACGCTTCGTTCTAAGATACAGAACGATAATTGAATTGTTGTTTGATAAACTAGAACCGAGTACAACAAACTGAAGCCATGTATTGAATGAAAACCGAAGACATTAAACTGTTTCACAAAGTGGCAGAATTTGGCTCACTAACAGAAACCGCCAAATGGCTAGACTTGCCTAAATCCAATATCAGCCGGCGGATTAAACAGTTGGAAAGCGACATACAGATCAAGCTCTTTCACCGTCATAGCCGCCACATAACACTTACCGCCGCTGGGACTGAGTTTTATAACTCAACCATTAGCCTGATCAATAATTTGGATAAAACAATCAACAATCTCCAACGCCCGGAAAAAGAACTCAATGGCCGGCTTAAAATCATGATTTCACCAGTTATGATGAATATTGGGAAATTGGTATTGGAGTTTATGCAGTTGCACCCAGCTATTAATGTTGAAATCATTAGCTCCAACGATGAGTTGGATCTGATTAAGAATGAGATTGATGTTGCTTTCCGGGTTGTGAATGCCCCAACAGAAGAAAACCTGATTGCCCACAAAATACGTGAAGAGCCCTATGGGTTATACGCTTCACCTCAGTACCTGTCAGAGCACGGAACGCCAGACAGCTTAGAACAACTACTAGGGCACAATTTCATTGCCTATCGTTTCAGTAATGGTGAGCTGCTTAACAAACTATCTCTGGACAGCGGCCAATCAATTCAACTATCTAGCAATTTGACAGTTAACAGTGTCCCTCTGCTGGTCGAAAGCGCGATCCAAGGCCATGGTCTAATATTGCTTTCCCAAAGGGTTGGCAACTTATTCGCCCAAAAGAATCTTCTCGAACAAGTCATCCATAGTTATTCGCCCAACTATAACTTCGGTTGGATTGTGCATCCCCCGCGACAATACTTGTCTTTGCTCACTCAAGAGTTTCTTAACTTTGTTTTGCTTCGGATAAAACGATTAGGTTATGACGATAAGGACGCTATGAACGTATTTAGACTGGCTTTTCCATCGCTAACCAGCTAAAACAAACTAAACACAAACAACCACAACTAAATAAACATAACAACAACAAA
This Photobacterium gaetbulicola Gung47 DNA region includes the following protein-coding sequences:
- a CDS encoding putative LysR family transcriptional regulator (COG0583), which produces MKTEDIKLFHKVAEFGSLTETAKWLDLPKSNISRRIKQLESDIQIKLFHRHSRHITLTAAGTEFYNSTISLINNLDKTINNLQRPEKELNGRLKIMISPVMMNIGKLVLEFMQLHPAINVEIISSNDELDLIKNEIDVAFRVVNAPTEENLIAHKIREEPYGLYASPQYLSEHGTPDSLEQLLGHNFIAYRFSNGELLNKLSLDSGQSIQLSSNLTVNSVPLLVESAIQGHGLILLSQRVGNLFAQKNLLEQVIHSYSPNYNFGWIVHPPRQYLSLLTQEFLNFVLLRIKRLGYDDKDAMNVFRLAFPSLTS
- a CDS encoding arylsulfatase A (COG3119), producing the protein MANQVSKLAVGFGVLATSGAAVAADQPNILAIFGDDVGYWNISAYNQGMMGYETPNIDRIANEGALFTDHYGQQSCTAGRASFITGQEPFRTGLLTVGMPGSTHGIPDWAPTLADLLKEQGYMTAQFGKNHLGDQDQHLPTAHGFDEFFGNLYHLNAEEEPETYYYPKDPEFRKNYGPRGVIKSYADGKIEDTGPMTRKRMEHADEEFLEASLAFMEKAVKADKPFFIWHNTTRMHVWTRLQEKYQGKSGISIYADGMLEHDDHVGILLDKLDELKIADNTIVIYSTDNGAETATWPDGGATPFHGEKGTTWEGGMRVPQLVRWPGVIEPGSRFNDMMAHQDWLPTLMAAAGVPNVKEKLADGYKANGKEWRVHIDGYNFKPYFEGKEEKGPRESLLYFSANGELNAVRWNDWKLNFAVMEGNISDAVRFEQNWPQIIHLRADPFEKAPHESGMYLRWMADNMWLFIPIQDVIGDFFKTLPEYPMQQGLIMNPASINYQSLGLQGKMQQLDALQQKVETMK
- a CDS encoding arylsulfatase (COG3119) → MTARKGFKSRIMILATLLVSAASSSIAAEKPNILVIWGDDIGQTNLSAYTFGLVGYNTPNIDSIAKEGMMFTDYYGEQSCTAGRSTFITGQTVLRTGLSKVGLPGADLGLQAEDATIAELLKPLGYMTGQFGKNHLGDKDEHLPTNHGFDEFFGNLYHLNAEEEPENVDYPKNPEFRKKFGPRGVIRSYADGKIEDTGPLTRKRMETVDDETLEAALDFMDRAVKAEKPFFVWWNATRMHFRTHVKEENSGKTGISFYADGMVEHDNHVGVLLKKVDDLGIKDNTIVFYSTDNGPHMNSWPDAGLTPFRGEKNTNWEGAYRVPAMVRWPGKIKPGSVSNEIMHHMDWMPTFLAAAGDDQIKEKLIEGYQAGDKNFKVHLDGYNFLPYLTGEVDTGPREEIFYFTDDGDLSSLRYNNWKIVFLEQRAKGTLQIWAEPFTPLRVPKIFNLRMDPYEVADITSNSYYDWMLDRAFMLVPAQAYVAKFLETFKAFPPRQKAASFSLDQVMEKLQQPPNK